The Lathyrus oleraceus cultivar Zhongwan6 chromosome 5, CAAS_Psat_ZW6_1.0, whole genome shotgun sequence genome includes the window gatcagtgatagaatcattacctcttgtggcgatcacgaacgttgaacgatgacaacgcctctacttagtccacacgaacggattccttcaatctcaatgctagctgctacgaatgaatgctttgagtgagtgagtgagagagagagagagagagagagagagagagagagagagagaaacaaaattgcaagtgtgacaatgcttctacacaagggttctatttatagaaccacttgtgtgggctgcaagctaaaaagcccactcaagtgtatatggcccatatcttataatatgccaaaatcacttaagcgcgtggtaccttaccatatttcgtattctacttaagtacactgtaccttacgatgttctataattcacttaagggcaccgtacattacggtattccttaattactctatctctcatcaatccgttctttgtgtgtgaccctataggttttcgcggcattggcaattatattaaatcacgtatttaacataataaacagtgagcggtatctagcaacacatcactgctatccaagacacgaaaatgtcatgtgatctgacaaatccttctgtgataataattatgtgtataattacccttttgcccttatgtctatattgaacacaaggcatagactgtgtcatccttgtccagtttaatattgggcccatagacatttatcctgttacacaggatgggaaaattccatctaggtcactcatgtcccttagcatgcttcgtggagtacccatcaactgtctctatgatcatccaattacggacaacgtttgatcagcaataaggcactcgactctacatctagggtccatagtggtttcaggtcgaagggtggtatacaccattatcaccatgagaataacttatgacactttgcataacattatatatagtattctcatagcgggtgaatccagtataaatattactcttaatattcatacctatgtttaagacttgataactctttatccatgatccatgagatctgatcatcagtctataaacataatagtcttcatgctttaatgttatcccacttcacaataagcttgactacggatactttaagaatagtgtccttatgtttaatgtgatctcatgattaagtcatacttgatacattaaacggactagctattatagggactttattaaacaaacataataaagaaaaagccttttattattaataaataattcgatacaagtaccaaaagtattaacctctagggcttacaccaacaatgaTATCTAGTGCACATGCACACACTAAACCTGATATTTGGCCTACTTACGGTTAAATAGAATAAGGATCTAATTATACCTCTATATTTGGTTACGTCAAAATCCATTCCTCTTTCATCTTTGACAATAAGCATATTTGAAGCCATTTGGTATTGAGATAATCTTTGAATCTTTCATATCAAATTCTTGAGAAGATCTAGACAATGCTTCGTGTGACTTATGAAAGTCTCTTCTTCTCCTTGCTTGATTTGAAATCCTAAAAAGTATGTTAACTCTCCCATAAGTGACATCTCAAACTCCCCCTGCATCAAACTATCGAATTCTCAACAAAGAGATTCATTACTAGACCAAAAAATGATATCATCTATATAAATTTGACCTAAGAGAAAATGTTTTACGTTATGTCTTATAAACAAAGTGGCGTCTACTTTCCCACTATTGAAGCCTTGTTTGATCAAAAATCCACTTAATCTCTCATAtcaagctctaggagcttgtttaagCCATAAAGGGATCTTTTCAACTTAAAAACATGATTAAGATTATCATGATCCTCAAAACCTGGAGGTTGTGAGACATACACCTCTTTATTTATATGTCCATTTAGAAAAACAGACTTAACGTTCATTTGATAAAGCTTAAAGTCCATGCAGCAAGCGAATGCCAAAAGGAGTCTAATAGCTTCAAGGCGGGCTACAGGAGCATAAGTGTCCTCATAATCTATCCCTTCAGCTTGATTATATCCTTTTTCCACTAACCTAGATTTATTTCTAGTACCATTTCATCCATCTTGTTCCTAAATACCCATCTTGTGCCTATGACAGTTTTATCAACCAACTGTGAAACAAGGTCCAAAACATCATTTGGTTTAAATTGGattaattcttcttgcatagcaagTAACCATCCATTATCAAGTAAGGCATCAAATATCAATTTACTTTCAATTAGAGAAATGAAAGAGGATTACTTACAAAAATTGTTAACATGTAACCTAGCACTTACGCCCCCTTTGATGTCTCCCAAGATATGATTTAACAGATGATCCTTTGCGATTGTCCAATTTTCAGGCAGCTGGTTCCAGATTTCTTGTTTATCATCCTCATATAAGCTTTCTTCTTTATATTCTATAATGTCCTTATCCTTTATTATTAGATCAGGATCCTCTTTACAACTTTTTTTTCGATCTACCTTTTTGTTATCACGCCTAAAACATCAGAACAACTACCCTTCCCCGAATTTTAGGGTGATGACTCTTCAAAAGCAACATGAATTTACTCTTCTACAGAAGCAGTTTTATGATTGTAAACCCTATAAGCTTTGCTCATAGATGAGTACCCAAAGAATATACCTTCACTAGATTTTGTATCAAATTTATCAAGGATGTCTTTTTTGTTATTCAAAATAAAGCATTTGCAGCCGAAAACTCAAAAATATGAAATATTATGTTTTCTACCCTTAAGTATCTCGTAGGGTGCCTTCTCTAGGAATGATCAAACGATCACCCTGCTTAAGACGTGGCACGCGGGGTTAAtcgcatccgcccaaaaatacaTAGGTACGCTCATCTCATTTATCATAGTCCAGGCTAGTTATTCCAAAACACGGTTTTTATGCTCTACAATACCATTTTGTTACGGAATTCCCGGACATGAGAAATTATGAGCAATACCATTTTCAGTgcaatttttttgaaaatgatggttaataaattccccaccatgatcactatGGAGAGTGATGATTATAAAACCAAAAAGCATTTTAAACAACCTTAGCAGAGTCAACAAAAGCTTTAAAAGTATCATCCTTATGGGCTAAAAACAACGTCTACATAAATCTAGAGTATCCGTCAACAATCACAAATCTGTAATAGTTACCACCTAGACTTCTTGTCCACGAATGGCCAAACAAGTCTAAATGGAGAAGATCATGAGATTTTGATGTCTAAATAACCTTCTTCGGTTTAAAcgacacccttgtttgcttttCCATTTGACAAACATCACACAATTTGTCTTTTAAATACTTTATTTTAGGAATACCAACTAGTAGATTTTTGGATGATATTTTATTTAGCAAGTTAAAATGCACATGGCTTAAACGTCTATGCCATAACCAAGAATATTCATTCTCAGCGATTAAACACTTAGTTCCATGCATTGACACATCATCTATATCAAGCATATAGACACTTTCAATCCCAGGACCCGTAAACACAAAGTCCTTATTAGTCTTAAGCTCAATTACACAACTAAATGTATAAAAAAACAACTGAATACCATTTGTCTCATAATTGGATAATACTTAGCAAGTTGTGTTTAAGCTCTTTCACTAACATCACATTTTCAATGGTAATTATGGAGGGATTTCCCACAATACCTTCACCAAGAATTTTACCTTTCGTATTGTCTCCATACGTAACGTTTCCACTTTCCTTCTCATCGAACTTGATGAACATGGAAGCATCTTTTGTCATGTTTATTGAACAAAGCTATCTAGAAATCACATTCTTTTTGTGAAGGAAAGACTTTCCTATGACAAATCAAATAGGCAATTCAGGTCCCCAACAAGTGGATCCTTCAGGGTCAGTTGAGTTACATCTAAGAATCCATGTCATTTTACCATCGGGAACTTGAATCTTCCTAACATGATAAAGAGACCTAATGTGATCCTTATCTGCATAATAAAGGCAAATAACTTCAGATGAAATTCTTCTTCTATTTCTCCTAGTGACATGAGAGTTTTTATTAAAAACATTCTCTCTTTCACTTGAAGAACTAGAACAAGTATTAAATAGTGAGGCAACATGTGTTAATTGTCCTTTAAGAGTTCCAATTCAAGTTTTAAAATTGGACCCTCAAAATATTCCACAACTTCTATCTTTTCAGCTAAAGTATCATAAAAAATACAAGGCTCATCCATAAGAGGTGTGTGAGCTTCCTTGAGACAATCTAAAATACGATTAagattttttatctccttttcAAGTGTTATAATCGTTTCTATTTGTAGAGAAATTTTCTTAAACACTTTAATGGAATAAACATACATGTCATTGAAAGAATTAAACAATTCACTATAAGTATACTCATTTTCAAAATCATAATTATATACATTTGAATTTCCACCTTTCTTACGTGCCATCAAGAAAAAATTGGCACACTCATCATTTAAACTTAAGCAGGAATCAAATGAGGAGCTCTCAACCTCTTCTTCCCACACGATGTGGGCTCTACGATCTTTGGAAGATTTTTCCCTTGTCTTATAGAAAGCCTTGTCTTTGCTTTTATGATGTTTGGTGAGATTTGGATAGGTAGTTCTATAGTGCCCCATTTACCATATTCGTAACACGAAATCTCATCATCTTCTTTCTTGTGATCCTTATTTGGTGGATGTGTATTTCTGAAGTTCACTAGGCCTTTGTCGGTATGCTAGAGCTTGTTTCTCTTAAGATATCTATTGTAGTGCCTCACGAATAAACTCATTTCTTCCTTTTTGAAAGCTTCTTCGTCATAATTTTCACTTTCTTCCTTTGACTTCTTCCCTTTAGAAGATGAAACTTTCAAAGAAATATCGTGTTTCTCCTCTGTtcctttctctttcttttttttacTTTACTTCGTTATCGGCGAGTCATTTCAATTCATTCTCATGCTCGACTAACTTCCCAAACAATTTTGTAATATCCAAACTACTAAAATCATTTGCTTATTTTATAACAGTGAGTTTTGGTTGCCACTCCCTACACATAGATCTCAATATTCTGTTTGTACAATCTTTGTTGGAAAAGGTTTTACCTTGCAGTTTGTTGATTAAATGGAGGAATCTAGTTTGCATGGAATCCACGGATTTTTCGGGTTCCATACGAAATAGTCCAAACTCTTCTATAAACATATTGATTTTAGAATCCTTCACGTTCTCCATTCCCTCATAGAGTTTGGAAAGCATCCCGCATACGTTTAGCACTTGTATGATGTGAAATCTAATAGAATATTTTAGCGCTAAGTGCAAAAATAAGTATGTTACTCACTTTCAAATCATATGAAACCTTCTTGGTTTCAACGTCATCCCAATCTTTAGATGTTTAAAAACGTCGTCATTTTCCCTTGGGAATAAGTGGTCCCTCGGTGAAGGCACACCATATATTTTTGTCAACCGATAACAAGTGTACATACATGATTTATTTCCAACAAGTTTCATTTTCGCCTTTGAAAACGGGTGCTTTATTATACGCTCCCTTAGGATCGTCATCTTCCAGCATATTCATAAACTTTTGGATGTCAATTAGACACAATCAAAAGACCAGCTCTTGATTCCAATTGTTGGGTGTGAATGTGGAAGTAAATAACGGTCTAGAGAGGGTGAATATGTCCAAATTAAAATTCAACCGCCGTTTTCCAAAATCAAAGTGTTCTAAAAAATGAGTTGCGAGCAAAAAATTTGATGCGAAGATGAAAATTATATAGTTTAAGTATTGATCAAGTCAACATTGATTGTTTCACAAATATCAAAGATTAATATTATTGAAACATTTGGTATGAATTGATTCAATACACTTCAGATTATTAATCACGAGACTAGCTTATCTAATTATCAAATTCCAACAAAACCTAATACTTACCTAATAAATCGCTATCAAGAAAAAACGATATAATACGACGAAATTGAAAAACCTAAGCTTGCAATCACTACGAAAAAgaaatgagagagagagagagagatgacaTCGAGATTTATAGTGTTTCGGCATCCGTCCTCGCTTTTCCTATGTgcactcttcaatggtttctTATTGGAACCCGCATAGTTTGTTGTTATTTGACAAATATTTCCTAGAATTCATACAATCACCAATCCATAATACAACTGAGAAAATAAATCTCCTATttggatcttgacttgtatacaTCATAATTGCCAAACTCTTTTGTGTAATTACCAATCCACAACAACTATTAGTTTCAAATACGCGCCTCCTTCAATCAATTACAAAACTCTCTTTATCAAGATATGAACTCAATTGAAGTTGAAAATGCAAGAATTTCGTAGCAAGACTTTGAACACTCAAAATAGAGAAAATTGATTTTCATTATCACTCTGAAAATTATGATCAGAATGATAGACGATTTTATGAGAAATGATGACAAAAAGCTTTTATATGTATTTGATATTAAGCACACAAAATGGTTGAAAAAGTCAGTTAGATTCGAATCAAAAGTAAtttatgatttgaatcaaatgagcAAATGTAGTGgaataaaaagaaaaacagaattTTGAAAAACTACCTGTTGATTCAAACAAGCAATGGGTGATTCAAATCAAATGCCACGTGATTTGAATCATGTGTAAATATTTATTCGAATCAAATACCACAATCTTGAGAATGAAATTTTTGAAAAAGTGAATGATTTGAATCATGTACAAAGTTTGATTAGAATCAAATCAAACAGAATTGTCCACCGTGAAAATGATTCAGATCACTTATAAATattgatttgaatcaaatgacTAGATTTCACTTCTGTCCAATTTGATAAGAATAAAAATTTTAGTGAAAAATCGAATAATTCGAATCAATCTTGTAAAATctcaatttttaaaaattttaaaagCACTCTGAGATTTTACGTTGAATCAAACTTAAACCAAAAACACATAATGTTTTTATTCCACTAGCATATGCTATTGATCAAATAACATCATGATCAAGATCAAATCTAACCAAAGTTTTATTCCACTAGTATGCTAAAAACAAATCTTTTCAAACTTGATTCAGAGAAGTGTAATCACGAAGGAAACTCAAtgaatcaaaataaaataaaaaatgaaaacGATAAGACAACAATAAAATATATGAATACAGATGCTCCTCCTGAGTGAAGTAGTGACATAACAGGGACATGCAACTACAATCTCCTTTTTTTATGCTTGACAAGATTTCACTCAAAATTGAGTCGACCTTTGAGTATAACACGTATGATCCCCCTAAAATATTGCACAAACTATTCACAACATACAAAACATAAAACAATTGTAGACTCATTACAATTTTTCgcccctttgacaacatcaaaagGAGATAATTCAAAATGCTCCAGCCTAGAAGCATATACAACAACAATTATTTCATATTCAACGAAGATAGACATGTCACGAGCAACACAATACAAATAGACACGCAACTCCAACATTTAACAACTAACAATAAAGTGATCAAACTTATAAATCAAGATATGCATTAACAATCATAAATAATGCATGAATAAGGAATAAAAAATTATAATCCACATAATTAGCAACACGCATTCAATAAACTAAATAGTTGAAAATTAATAGTTAACATATTAAATAATTGAACTATTTAATAAAAAcattattttataaattaaatagTTAAAATATTAAATAGTTGAATTATTTAatgaaataataataattgaaataaacaaaactatttaatttattaaataattttttatttaaatatttcaactattaatattttaaatatttagTTTATTAAATACTTATTTCATATTTAATAAGTTATTTAACATTTCAACCATAATTAAATGTATTACATAcaaatatttattaattaatgataaaatagtttttaaattaataaataacAATTAAATATTTTATAGTATTTTATACTGTTTAATAATTATATCATACTATTTAATAAAATTCTAGGAAATACTACTTAATAATATTCTAGAAATACTTGAAATAATGTAAGATActaaataattgaaatattaaataaatagttgaaatattaatattttattaaatattaatgattaaaattttacttaattttttaaatattaatagtTAGAAATATAAAATAGTTGAAATATTTATTAATCTATTTAATATTTCAATTACACTTTAATCAAACTATTTAATAATATAAAAAGTTAAACTCTTTAATAAACTATTTCGATAACATGTAATATACATTTTTGTAACAATCTTATGAATAAATTGAATAGTTCGCATAATAGTATATAGAGAATCGTTTTAATTGCAAACGTCATGGGTTCAAGTTTTTAAGATTTATGACCTAaacaaagaaaaaataaaaattaaaaacgCGAAATTATTgaatattaaaaataaaattaaaaaatgacAAACAAAAAGAACGAAACAAAAATTGTTTAAGTCAATTTACTAAATGTtataaaaatgaaaatagaaagaaaaaaaaatttaacaaaAGTTTTACGTCAAGAACTTATTCTTAAAAAATCAACATCTATTAGTTGTTTGTTTGTGTCAACCAAGGGTCGTGCTCGTGCGTCATTTTCAATTGGGCGTTTAATAATGCGTGAAGTGTCAATGTATGTGACTCATTAAATGTTTAACTTTATATacaaaaataaattatatttataaACCTAATATGAGTACAAGATACCAAAACAGTTCTTCAGGTTTATTATTAGAGATGAAAACAGAAATTCGTTCATTTTAGATAATATCAGTATAAAAGATAAACATAATAATGGAGGAGCAACAAATATACTAGTGAACAATGAGCAAATAGAAAAAATATACTCTCTACACATCTCAGATACATAGGACGAAAACCTATGAGGAATTTCAATACTTGAAATTTTTTCTAGTTTTATAAATGAATTTTCCTCAGAATCTTACCTTTTAAACACTATCATTTCTATCCGCTATTACCGACCAGTCCTGCTACCTTAAGAATCCACAGGTCCCAGCCCATATAGTATCGTATCCACAAGATTTTGCACTTTTATCATTTTTCTCCACTTTTATCATCTTTATTCCGCTGATGATAATGATAATGATAATGTGGCTTTTTCAAACAACTGTATAGTGTAACATCGTTTAAGATATGAAAGTGCCCTGCTAGGGAGATACTAACATGAAGGTTTAGTCTATAAACAAAGAATATTACGCTAATACTTTTTCCTGTATCTTATCTTATTCTAGTAAATGACTATAAGGCTGCAAAACCGGAGATACTAACTTGAAGTCACTACTAATCTAAACTGAGGAGGGGGAGATTCTTGGCTATTACGAACCTATCCTACTGCACTATTAAATTCAAAATTACCTCACATATAGTCATTTGAACATGGAATACAATTGTGTTCACAGATATTAACAGTTCCTCATCAGTCACGATCTTTTAAACTATAAAATTCATATTCTTGCTGTTAATTCAAAACTTGCCAGAAAACCCAGAGACAGCATCTAGAAATATGCCTCTCTAGCCTAAGGCTTTAACAAATCCCCAAATCATTGAAGGATATTAGAAGAATAATACTATATACTGAGGTTGCAAGATTCACAAAACTAGAATAGACTCTGTCCTGTCAAAGAGATAATTGATTTTCAAGTACAACTCATACCGTCTAACTTCCATGATTTTGATAATACTACGGAAATAAATTTCCATGTTTTTGCACGGCCAATTGGCCAGACCATATACAGAAGAAAAGCTACAGATTTCTACAGATATTTAAGCATGTTAATAATATTGATTGTTTCCCCTCACCTGGTCATAAAATTTTGACCCGGTCAAATTTTTAAACTCGAACTCAACACTAAACTAAAAACAGCCAATAGTGAATAGAGGTAAAAAGGACTAGGTAAGTAGAGGGGGAGCAGAGCAGGTTGACCCAAAATATAAACCAAATAATATTTACATCACAGTACATGGTGAATGTGTCACATACATTTACAGTGTCTATTTACATAAAAGTATCTTTTTACTCCATTTAAGTTTTAAGACATTGCTTAGACAAGAAAAACAATATATCATTTTGGGTGTAGAATATGACTTCAAACAAATAAAATGATAGAATAATTTAACAGGACTTTGGATAGTCTCCCGCATGTAAAATGGAGGTTGAATTTGAAGCAGCAGATTATGGTGCATGTGTGTGCGACAAGAAAGATCCCACACAGAATCCCAAGTCTGTCACTAACTTGATAATTGGATCATAGGAGTATTGATTCTTTTCATTTAAAAACAAACTTCATTGCTATAGCTTAGAGTGTATATAAGTCTAATTCTTATATCACAAATTCTTGAAATATGTATCTTTACGCACCTAAATTTATATAGTAAATGGGTGGAGTCATCAACACCCCGTACCCATGATAGTTACATTGTCTCTCAAAGAAAATGAAACTAGACTTGATAGAATTTGTTAAAGATCCATCATGGTCATCTGTACtaaaaatcaaaattaatcatgGAAACCTTAATCTGCATATAATACAGAGATGAAAAATAAAAtcttaaaaataaaatcaaactgTAACAAACCATAATTTATCATATATCACGATTACTTACTTCCATTTGTATGTTCAACAATAACATATACATATCACACATGATAATTGAAGGCTTCAACATTGAAACAATCAACACAGAATTCCAACATAATCATCACTAGGGTTTTCCAAGTAATAATCCTAAAAATTGCAAATACAGTTCGAAAATAAACATGTAATAAAGGAACAATCAAAGGGTACATGGAAGAGTTTGCACCTTAAGGTGTTTCTTTTACATAGAAATTCGACTATAATTATTAACAATACATAAACCACACGGTAATACTACGAATTACTAAATACTCATTTATAAATTCTCATACTGAATCCTTAGCCGGCGGTGCGGGAGCAGCAGCAACTTCAGCCGCCGGAATCTTGACGTATCCTACTTTTTTAGGGCTCTCAATCTCGTCATCGGAAAATTCACCGTAAGCGGCAGCACGAAGTTCATGGCGGGCGGTAAAGACGGACCAGACCAAGTACATGGTGGCGGCGGTGAGGGCACCACATCCAACTCCGAAAAGCAAGGCAAGTGCGACGCTGAGGATATCCTTAGTACGATCGCGGAGGGAAGAGAAATCGGCGTCGGTAGAAAACCCTAGAGGGCCGCGTGGATGGGACGCGTGAGACTGGGTGTCAAGGTTCTGGTGTTGGATCGGGCGATCCAAGAAGATTCCGTAGGGTTTGTCGTTGGAGAAGAGAGGGGAGATGGATCGGATCTCGGTGATGGTGGCGAAGGTGTTGGAGGAAGGGTTGCGGAACGAGTAGGAGGAGATGATGAAGGTACGGCAAGGGCGAGCGGAGACGGTGGCGGCGGAGAGAGCGAAGAGGAAGATCACGGCGGCAGCGATGGGGAGACGGAGGAGAGAAGCCATGGCTGAGAGAGACGGAGGAAACTGAAATTGGAGAGATGTATTTGTTTATTTTCTTTTGTTGCGAAGAAAAAGAGAGAAGAAAAGGGGAAAATAGAAAATTAATGGAAGATTACAAATGCTGACGTGGATTCCCAAAAATCTAGTCTACGTCAACGGCACGAATAAAAAAGTACGGTTCCAAAAGCAATTTCATTTACTATATAAAAGAAAAGATCCACCCTATTTTTGTtattaataaaaaagaaaaaaataatagATTATGATCTTCGCTTCATAAGAACCTTAGCGTGTTTTTTTCCTTCACAAAATACTAGGGCTCACAAAAGTTATTAGTACAAAACCCTAATcttatataattaaacttaatCTTAATTTCCACAATTTCTACCTAATTATACTTTTGATACATCTTAAACGTAATCCTATAaattatcattattattattattattattattattattattattattattattattattattataaatattattaaattatctataaaaaaatattttttttaatttattaaataattaattatcTAATTATAATACATTTCAGATACATTAATTATtcaataaaattaaaaaataatttttttcttatAAACAGAACCCAAGATAGTAATACTTAAATAATTATGATACAACTAAATTTAATCATATAATCATATTtttgatataatttaatctaATCTTATAAAtacattttatttaattaattaattgttgatttaattaATGATTTAATAAAAATAACAAATCAATAATTAATCATTTGTTAATTTAATTAATGATGTATAAATCGAGAATGAATCAATATAAATGAAGAGTGAATcaatattatatattattattaatattagGATAGTTCAGATACATTTAACCCTAACCCTAATTCATATATTTCATGTctaatcatatatatatatatatatatatatatatatatatatatatatatatatatatatatatatatatatatatatatatatatatatatatatatatatatatatatatatataaacttaattaaattaataatttattaatttaattaattctttttaatgaatataaaaaattaataattaatgATTTATTGATTTAGTTAATTATTTATAAATGAAGAATGAATCAATATTTTAAATGAGAATCGTTTCAATCATGAATTATATagtataattaattaaaacacTGTAAATATAATTATGAAAcaaataattaataaaattaacCATAATCTTAATTCTCACTATTCCCGTTTAATCACACTTTTCTGATACATGtgagaaaataaaagaaaataaaaggaaattatCTGGAAAATAAAGTCCCACTAACATAAATTAGTTGGAGAGTGATGATTTCAACATGAGACTCAATAAAAGACTGGTACGCTGTATCATTATCAACCCCATATTTTGTTAGATAGTCAATACAAATATTACCCTTTTTAAGACTATGAAATATTTGAATCCATCATTCCCTATAGATAAGCTCTTTAATATTGTGAAAAACTGTGGCACGGTGATGTCAAGCGCTAACAGACTTTGAGATAAGCTTGATAGTAGAGTTGAAATTATAATAACACATCAAGTCTTTGATGCCAAGTTCACAGGTCATACGCAAACCATGATATAATGCCATCAGGTCAGCATGAAGGATCTTTGAATAACCAATATTACTCGCAAAATCATGAATCCAAACATCATCA containing:
- the LOC127084319 gene encoding uncharacterized protein LOC127084319, producing the protein MASLLRLPIAAAVIFLFALSAATVSARPCRTFIISSYSFRNPSSNTFATITEIRSISPLFSNDKPYGIFLDRPIQHQNLDTQSHASHPRGPLGFSTDADFSSLRDRTKDILSVALALLFGVGCGALTAATMYLVWSVFTARHELRAAAYGEFSDDEIESPKKVGYVKIPAAEVAAAPAPPAKDSV